The DNA segment TTCGGCCCGCTCCTCGGCATCGGCGGTGGGGGCGACGGCGGCGGCTATACGGTCGAGAAAAGACATAGCTGAAGCTCCATGAGTCTGCTTTGCCCAACCAATCACCCCACCCGGCACCCCCTCGCCAAAGCTAACGAAAAGCAAGTTTCGTGATTCGCCCGGGTCTCGGAGAGCAGGGAAGACCGCACCACCCTTTCAGTTTGCAGGCGAGCGCGTATATGAGCTCTCGCCGGTCTCGGCCGGCTATGGTGATAAATTGCGGCGTGCAATAGGCACAACGGACCCGGGGGCAGTACCCGGCGGCTCCACCACCGGAGCTGAGCCGCCCGGCTGCACGCGGTCCACGCGTGGCGCCTCGGGGTTCAGCATCGCTGATGGGGCCGAACCAGGATCGACGTGTGTTGAAAGGCGTTGTTTTCACCCGGGCTGAGTAACCCGTATAAGGCTCAAAACCCATAAGTGCCAACGACAACGAAGCACTTGCTCTCGCCGCGTAATATGACGGCTTAACGGCCTGAAGTTACAACGCAAAGAGCACGGTTCGGACCGAACCGGGTAACAGAATCGGAAACCGGGGGCCCGGGGCGGGCCTAGCAACAGAACCGCCCCACCCCGACATCGGAGGGAAACTGCTAGCCGATCAGCAAGCGCAACAGTCCTCGCCCCCCAAAAACATGACTCGCGGGCCTAGCAACAGAACCGCCCCACCTTCCGCCGATTGCGTCACCCGATCGGACGGCCCTCGCCGTCGCGCAGGCGGCGCGGCTCCAGGACGGCCGCACTTTCGATCAGGTCGAGCGCGATCTGCGCTGCGGCATAGCGCTCCGCCTCGCCGATCCAGGAAGCGGCGTTGGCGGCACCCGGCAGATTGCGGATTTCGGCCACCGCTTCGGCTACGCGGCCACTGCGCAGAAACATGCGCGCGCGTTCGATCCGGATGCGCGGCTGCGGAGACGGCGTGCTTTCATGGCGCACGGTGAAGAGCCGCGCAATCTCGCCGCGGATCTGCGACCACGAGCGGTTGCCACCATTGCGCGTGAGTTCAGGGGCTAGACCGTCGAGCCGCGCGATCAGCCGATCGAGCGTGACCGGTTGCCGCCCGAAGGCCAGCAGCGTCTCCACCGCATTGGGCATGGCATCGCCGAACCGCAGCCGCAGCTGATCGGCGAGGAAACCGAGGTCGTTGCCGCGATCGAGCGCGCGCCGCGCGGCGAAGGCGATCAGCAGACCTTCCGCGCGCGCGGCATTGCTGAAGGCGGCCTGCGCCTCGACATCGAGGCGCGCGATACGCTGCTCCGCCGCCGCCAGCCGCTGGTCGAGCCCGCCCTGCTGCTGGGCGACGATCTGCGCCGCCTCCACAGCTTGCTGGGCACCCGCACTGGTCGCGGGCGCAGGCGCTGCTGTGGGCGCGGCGATTACCGGCAGGGCCGCGGCACGCGGCGGCGAGGGCGGCGACATGCCCGGAATGCGGTCGGCGAAGCGCCACACCGCATAGCCGGCAAGAGCGGCACCGATCACGAAGGCGAGGATGACGGCGATGAGGACCGGCCGCGTCGATCGGCGGGCCTGCCGCTGGCTCGAATATGCGTCCATCTAATCCCGTTCTACGACCCATCGGCGGACCGCTTCAGGCCCTGCCGCGTTCCCCTGTCCGCGCGCTATTTGCACAAAGTTAGCGCCTTGACCAGCAGCGCGCCATCGTCAGGCCGGTCGGCCCAATCGACCCCGGCCCAGCCCGGCCCCGCCGCAGCCGCGATCCGGGGCCCGAGCGCGAGCAGCCCGATGCCCGCTCTCGCGATGCCGAAGCGCTCGATCTCGCCCGCGAAATGCCGTGCTGCCGCCGCGGAATGCAGCGCCACCAGGGGACGATCGCACGCAAGATGCGCGGCGAAGGCGGCATCGATGGGAAGGGATCGAAAACGATAGACCGCGCGCTCGACCATCGTCTGGCCAGGATTGAGTACCAGCGACAACCGCTCCTCCCCGCCCAGGCGGAGATAGCGCAGGGGCGTCAGAGCCTCTGCATCGAGCACGCCCTGAAGCCCCCCCGTCCCGACCGTAGCGACGTGAAACCCCGCCGCGCTCGCAGCCCTCGCAGTCGCCTCGCCCACAGCGTGGACCGGCGCGCTGCGGTAGCGCGCGAGTTCCGGCCCGCCGTGGGTGAAGACGGCGGCGCTGCCGATAAGAAGCGCATCGAAGCGCTCTGCGGGCGGGGACCAGTGGATAGCTTCGGCTTCGAACAGGGGGTGGCCGACGACCGCGAGACCGGCGGCGCGCGCGGCTGCGGCGCTGGCGCTCCAGCCCGGTTCGGGGCGCAGCAGCGCGAGGGGACGGCTCATCGCGGCGGCTGGAAGCTGTCGCGAACCGCCGCCGGGGAGCGCGCGAGGAGCTCCGCGGCAAGAGCGGCGGGGGGTGCGGCGTCGCCGGGAACAAGCGCGATCCCGCCCGCGACCCGCTCCGCCCCATCGAGACTGTAAATCGCGGCGGTAAGATGCAAGCCCTCGCTCTCCCAGCTGGAGAGGCAGGCGATCGCGCTGTGGCAGGAGCCGCCGAGAGCCGCCAGGAAGGCGCGTTCCGCCATCACCTCCGCCCGGCTCCTCGCGTGATCGACACCTTCAAGAAACGCACGCGTTTCTTCATCGGCGCTACGACACTCGATCCCGATCGCGCCTTGCGAAGGGGCTGGCAGCCAATCGGTGGGATCGAGCCGCGTGCCCGCACCCCCTTCCCCCAGCCGCTCGAGCCCGGCGGCGGCCAGGAAGGTCGCCTGGACCTCGCCCGCGGCGAGCTTTGCCAGCCGGGTGGCGACATTGCCGCGGAACGTGACGGCGCGGCAATCGGGCCGGCGGTTCAGGAGCTGGGCCGCCCGGCGCGGGGCGCTCGTGCCCACCAGCGCGCCGGGCGGCAAAGCCTCGATCGATCGCGCGCCCAGCAACACATCGGCCTTGTCCACGCGCGGCAGAACCGCGCCGATCACGAGGTCAGGAGGCCGTATCGTTTCCACATCCTTCAGCGAATGCACCGCGGCATCGATCCGTCCATCGGCCAGGCACAGGTCGAGCTCGCGCGTCCACAGCGCCTTGCCGCCAAGCTCGGCGAGCGGGCGATCCTGGATCTTGTCGCCGCCTGCGGTGACGGGGACCAGCACGACCGCTTCCGCCGGCCAGCCATGCGCCGCGATCAGCCGCGCGCGCGCCTCCTCCGCCTGCGCGATGGCGAGCGGCGAGCGGCGGGTGCCAAGGCGGAAGGGGGCGTCGGGGGTGGGGGCCGGCATGAGGTCGCCTTGCCCTAACGGGCGAGCCCGCTAGAGGAAAGCGGGATGGCGCTGGTCCTGGGCATCGAATCGAGCTGCGACGAAACGGCGGCGGCGCTGGTCACCTCCGACCGCCAGATCCTCGCCCAGCGCATCGCTTCGCAGGACGCGGCGCACGCGCCCTATGGCGGGGTGGTGCCCGAGATCGCCGCCCGCGCCCATGCCGAACGGCTGGCGCCGCTGATCGCGGGAGTGCTGGATGACGCGGGCGTCACGCTTGCCGGATGCGACGCGGTGGCGGCCACCGCGGGGCCCGGTTTGATCGGCGGGGTTATCGTCGGGCTG comes from the Qipengyuania sediminis genome and includes:
- a CDS encoding uroporphyrinogen-III synthase, giving the protein MSRPLALLRPEPGWSASAAAARAAGLAVVGHPLFEAEAIHWSPPAERFDALLIGSAAVFTHGGPELARYRSAPVHAVGEATARAASAAGFHVATVGTGGLQGVLDAEALTPLRYLRLGGEERLSLVLNPGQTMVERAVYRFRSLPIDAAFAAHLACDRPLVALHSAAAARHFAGEIERFGIARAGIGLLALGPRIAAAAGPGWAGVDWADRPDDGALLVKALTLCK
- the hemC gene encoding hydroxymethylbilane synthase, whose product is MPAPTPDAPFRLGTRRSPLAIAQAEEARARLIAAHGWPAEAVVLVPVTAGGDKIQDRPLAELGGKALWTRELDLCLADGRIDAAVHSLKDVETIRPPDLVIGAVLPRVDKADVLLGARSIEALPPGALVGTSAPRRAAQLLNRRPDCRAVTFRGNVATRLAKLAAGEVQATFLAAAGLERLGEGGAGTRLDPTDWLPAPSQGAIGIECRSADEETRAFLEGVDHARSRAEVMAERAFLAALGGSCHSAIACLSSWESEGLHLTAAIYSLDGAERVAGGIALVPGDAAPPAALAAELLARSPAAVRDSFQPPR